Genomic DNA from Paenibacillus donghaensis:
ATGGAACCGCGATCAAAAGTCAAACGGGTAACATCGTTAACTCGCAAGACACAAATGTCATCCGAAATCTCCATGATTGTACCATGAAGACCTCCAATGGTAACTACCTTGTCGCCCTTCTTCAAAGACTTCAGCATAAGATTTCTTGTCTTGGTCTTCTTCTGTTGCGGACGAATCAGCAAGAAGTAGAATACAACAAACATAAGGACAAACGGACCCACCAGGCCTAGAATACTTCCACCAGTCGCTGATTGTGCTAATTGAAACATCTTTCTCCCCCCTTTCAAATAACTGTAAAGCATGATTACACTGCCCTAAAAGCCTTTAAGATTATCATACAATCCGTATTTTGCAAAAAACTCATC
This window encodes:
- the yajC gene encoding preprotein translocase subunit YajC: MFQLAQSATGGSILGLVGPFVLMFVVFYFLLIRPQQKKTKTRNLMLKSLKKGDKVVTIGGLHGTIMEISDDICVLRVNDVTRLTFDRGSISHSIQDADSKE